A window of Hevea brasiliensis isolate MT/VB/25A 57/8 chromosome 14, ASM3005281v1, whole genome shotgun sequence contains these coding sequences:
- the LOC110636052 gene encoding protein PELPK1-like, producing the protein MASFNCFILAFFIALSFSSINVAVAARHLLQLSPLPSVPNLPNPMVPSLPKPTLPPLPSLPTLPQPTLPTLPTTQPSLPKPTLPPLPSLPTMPTVPQVPLPPLPSMPSIPTIPTTIPSIPFLSPPPGN; encoded by the coding sequence ATGGCCTCTTTCAACTGCTTCATCCTAGCATTTTTCATTGCTTTGTCATTTTCAAGCATCAATGTTGCTGTAGCCGCTCGCCATCTTCTACAGCTGTCACCTCTGCCTTCAGTGCCAAATTTGCCGAACCCCATGGTGCCTTCTTTGCCTAAACCAACTTTACCACCATTGCCTTCCTTGCCAACATTGCCACAACCCACTCTACCAACTTTGCCAACCACTCAACCATCATTGCCTAAACCCACACTACCTCCACTTCCCAGCCTGCCAACCATGCCCACTGTCCCCCAGGTCCCCTTGCCTCCGCTGCCAAGCATGCCATCCATCCCCACAATCCCTACCACAATTCCCTCTATCCCATTCCTCTCCCCACCACCTGGAAACTAG
- the LOC110636453 gene encoding protein PELPK1-like, with protein sequence MASFNCFILAFFVALSFSSMDAGLAARHLLQFPPLPSVPNLPKPALPPMPAIPTLPQPTLPPIPSLPTIPTVPKVNLPPLPSIPSIPTTIPSIPFLSPPPGN encoded by the coding sequence ATGGCCTCCTTCAACTGCTTCATTCTTGCTTTCTTTGTTGCCTTGTCATTTTCAAGCATGGATGCTGGCTTAGCGGCTCGTCATCTCCTGCAATTTCCCCCATTGCCTTCGGTGCCGAACTTGCCAAAGCCTGCACTGCCACCAATGCCAGCCATTCCAACTCTCCCACAGCCTACTCTGCCTCCAATTCCTAGCCTGCCCACCATCCCTACTGTACCAAAAGTCAATTTGCCTCCCTTGCCAAGCATTCCCTCCATTCCCACTACAATTCCCTCCATCCCATTCCTTTCTCCTCCACCTGGAAACTGA